GCGGCGGCTGCATCGTACTGCCCGGCGTGACCATCGGCGAGAACTCCGTCATCGGTGCCGGTGCGGTGGTTACCAGGGACGTGCCCGCCGACGTCGTCGCCCTCGGCAATCCGGCCCGCGAGGTCCGCAACCTCTAGGATGCTCGGTGTCATGGCTACCGGACACACCGACCCGCGGCGCCGCGAGCGCATCATCGACGCGACCCTCGACCTGATCGCCGAGGAGGGGATCGCCAACGTCTCCCACCGCCGGATCGCCACCCGGGCGGGGGTGCCGCTGGGATCGATGACCTACCACTTCGGCGGGCTGGAGGAGCTGCTCCGGGAGGCGTTCGGCAGGTTCGCCGAGCGGATCGTCGCCCTGTTCGACAGCTACCTCGCCGCGCCGACCGACCGGGAGCGGGCCAGGGACGCGGTTACCGACCTCATCCACGAGCTGTCCGAGGACGATCAGCGCTACCTGGTGCTCACCCAGGAGCTCTACACCCTGGCCGCCCGGCAACCCGCCTACCGGGAACTGACCAAGGAGTGGATGCGCCGCAGCCGGGTCCACCTGGAGAGGCACTTCGACCCGGACACGGCCCGCCAGCTCGACGCCCTCATCGAGGGGATGACCCTGCACCGCGCCCTGACCCCCGAACCCCACGATCGTGCCCTCACCCGCGAGGCCGTCACCCGCATCACCACTGCGGGTGCGGCGGAGCGCTGACCCGAGCTGTTGCCGAGGCCCTGCCTCCGCTGTGCCGCTCCCGCCGCCCCTGCGTCGCTGCGGCGCTGCGATTTCGCGAGAAATTTACGCTCCACCGAGCCCGGACCGGGACTTCGGGGCGGTTCCGGGCTCTCGGAGACGCCGTCAGCCGCTTCGCCTCGCCCCGGAACCGGTGCGGGATTCGCCGTCCGGCTTCGGGAACCTGCTCCCATCGTTGTGCTCGGCTTCGAGTCGTTCGACTTCGCTGCGCAGTGCGTGCTCCGTGAGCTCGTAGAGGCTCGCGGTGTGTGCCACGCGCCCGTCGAGCGCGCCCCCCGCGTTCTTGGCCCGATCGAGGGTGTCCGGCGCTACGAACGACTCCACCTTCAGGTTCTCGATGCTCCGTGCCATCATCTCGCGCCCGGCCTCGGCCGCCACCAATATCACGGTCAGCACGCCGATCGTCCACAGTATCCATTTCTCGACACCGAGAAACAGCAGTAACAGAAACATCGCCACCGCGAACACGGTGGCGACTCCTCTCGGGGGTGTCCGTTTCACCGCGTCCCGACCTCCACGTCGTCATCGCCCGGTCGCATGTCCGGGCGACAACCTACCGCTGATCCCGCTGCTGCTCGCCAATGCGCCTTCCTCAGTTGCGCGAATCGAATGCGCGTTCGGCAGAACACCAGTGGTGATCACTGCGGTAGGTTACCGAACGATCATCGTTCGTGAGGGGGATTCATGGTCAAATTCTGGCGTCGTCAGTCACTGCGAAGCGGTGAGACCCAGATCTTCACCGCGAACGCGCTGGTCGTGGTGGCCGCCTCGCTGATCACCGCCTCGCTGGCGCTGGTGCTGGAGGACCTGTTCCCGAAGGATCCGGACGACGGCTACGTCGTGCTGACGCGCTGGGCAGTGGGGATCTTGGCGCTGTGCGCGCTGCTGTCCGGACTGGCCTGGCGCGCGTGGCTGCACCGGAGGCTGGGCACGCTGTTCTACGTCCACCTGCTCGACGAGTCGATGCCGAACTGGCACGAGCGCTCGCTGCGCGCCGCGCACGACAGCCGGATGTCGATGCGTTCGGTGGTTCGCTGGGTGGATCTCAAGCAGCGCACCAGTGGCGGTGTGATCGACGTCGTGGAACCGTGTCACGAGATCGGCGCGGTGATCGAGGAAGCGATCAACAACGATCGCGACGACACCGGCTACACCGTGGCGCCGAACATGCTCTGGCCGATGGCGCTGACGGTCGGTGCCTACCTGCCGCACCCCGAGAGCCTGCGGCTGCTCGAACTGCTGCCGAATAACACCGAGCAGCAGTTCGCGCTCACCGCACGGCCCCGCAGCCGCACGAGTGCGGCGTTGAGTCGGCTCGACGGACGGTCGCACGGTAAGGACAGGGTAGGGGTCTGGTTGGCTTTCGGGGATACCAGCAAGTACTTCTCGCAGGAGGGGTTCCGGCGGTTCGGTGTGGACGAGCTGCACCTGATCAGTTACCGGGGCGGAATGCCCGAGTCGGGTGGTCCACCCGATTACTCGGCCGATGAGCTGGGGCACCTGGGTAGCGAGATCGCCGATCACCTGGCGCGTATCAAGGCGGAAGCCGGGGATCGGGAGCTCGTCATGATCGCGATGGCGCCCAAGGCGGTCGTACTCGCCGTGGGGTGGCATCTCTCGCAGCACGAGTGTCGGTTCTTCCACGGCACGCACCTGATGCACTTCGACCGGGACAGCGGCAGCTACATCCCGATGCGGGTCCGGGAGTCGCAGCCCACGAGCCCGCCGTTGCCATCCGAAGTGGATTATTCTGCACCGGCCGACGAGTCCGACCGGAATCCCGAGCAGCCGAGCGACGTTCCGGAAGCGCGCCCCGCCGAGCCGGAGACCGAAACCGTCCGCGACGGTTGACCGAGGCAGTGTCTTCGTTGGTCCGAGCCGCCCGGCGCGGCGATTTCCAATGAAACGCAGATTTCGGAGCTGGCGTCTTACGCCGCACTTGGTCGCGGCTGCCGAACCCCGCCGATCAACGTGGCAACAGGCGCCTTACCGCCGCGAACCGAGTGTCACTCCGTGAGGAGGTATTCGAGTGCGTCGCGGGGCCTTTCGTGATGCGGCTGGACCACGGGATACGGCCCGAGGTCTGGAAAGAATCCGGAGAAAGTGAAACGCGAGCGTGTACAGCTGCTGGTCGCAGCATTAGAGACGAGTACGTACTCGGCACCTGGAGCCGGCTGAGTCAGCAGCCTGACCAGCTGTGACGTTCGAGCTTTCCCGGCTCTTCCATAAACCCCTGCTGCAGCCGAATCAACGACTCACGACACTAGGCCGGTGTCGGCCATGGCACGCGGAGTGTTTTCGGAGAGGTTTGCCGGATGTTCCGCGGGTCCGCTGTTGTGGCGTGCGAACACCAGCGTGAGAGTTCCTATCATGAGCGCTCCCAGCGGTATTGACGGCAACAGTAGGAGGCACAACATAGTCGACGGAACACCACCGAGCAGCACCGATGCTGCCAGGATGAGCATCCCTGTCAGCAGTGCGGCACCGAGGAAAGATTTCTCACGCATCCGATTCATCCTGTAGGTACTAAGAAAACAGAACGATCCCTGATGATGTTAACGCGGTCAAAGCCGAGACACAAGCTAGCGCGACGATCGCCTTGCTGTGCCCGTTTTTGTCTCGTAAATACAATACGATTATGGCGGCGAGACACAAAAGGTTGACGAGGAGCAGCGTGGAAACGGCGGACACGACGATCAGCGGCCTTTCGGGGAGCGTTTCCGTGTTCAGAATACTGTACAGATTTACCAGACGTTCCGAGCGGCGAACGCGTAGATCGCCGAAGCAACCGCCCAGGTACACGTTGAGGCTGGCCTCTGTCCAGTCGGCGTGATCGAGATATTTCCCTGCATGCCTTTGTCGACGACCAGCGGTTGACCGTTACTCGTTCCGATGCTGGGGCGTCGTAAGGGGCGGCCGTCTCAGCTCACGCCGTTCCGGGGGCCTCAGTGGTGGCAGCAGTGACCGCGCCGGTTCCGACAATCGAGAAGAGTGTTACCCCGTCGATGCGGAAGTAAACAACTTGCCAAACGAGGCTTACTCCAATTTGGGTAATATTGGAACCTGCCGATTTTTATTGCGAGATCAATGCTCGCAGTGTCCGCGCGGGCGGAGCAAGACGCTGTGTTGATCATCACGATGATTCATTTTCGTTTGACGGCGTCCAAACGGGAACAAGATTCAGTCAAATCCCCAGAAACGAGCCCCGGGTGGAGTAATTGCGATCCGCTGTTTGCTCGAACAAGTTGATACATTCCCCTGGAAGGGTGAGTTGCACATCACCCGCAACTCGGATGTTGAGCCTCAAGTGGATCTTCTCACCGATGGTGTTACTCCTAGCTACTTCCCACGTTCCGCTGCTCTGCCACTGGGCGATATCCGCAAAGTTCTTGTCGAGTTCGTCTCCAACGGCAAACATCCTGCGGGAGTCGATCGAAAGTGGTTCGACAGGCTGTGAGGAACCGACGAGTACTACCGAGGGCGCATGTTCGGTGCGGCTGGCGGGGGAGGCCCCGCGCACGCTGTAGCGGGAGTAGTAAAGCGCCTCCGGAGTGCTGAAGTGTTCCGGAGGCGCTGTGTTGTTGGTGGGTTTCAGTTGAAGCGGTCGGTCTTGACCGCGTCGATGAACGCCGCCCACTGCTGGCCGGTGGTGGTGAAGTACCCGGCCGAGCGGTCCTTGGTGTCGCGCACGGCCGCGCCATCTTGAGTGCGGCCGACTTCGACGCAGGCTGTTTCCTGGTGGGTGTATGTGGATTTGCGCCATCCGTTGGGTGATGCGTTCATTGGGAGTTCCCTTCGGACTCTTGTGCGGCTGGTTCTGCGAGGTGCTCCAAGTATGCGGTGCTCATGGGCGTGTCGCGGGGGTTCAGAGTCCGCGCATGTCGCTGCGGCTGGAGAGTCGATCAGCGTTGGTGGGTGTCGATTTCTCGGGTGTGTTCTAGGGGGCGCAATCCTGTTCTCGTCCTGGAGGCGCTGTTGCCACTCTCAGCTGGACTGGCGAGGATTTTCTGAGTGAGAGGTGGAGCAGCTGCAACCGCGGAAGCGACGGGGATGAGGCCAGTTGCTGGCCATCCAGCGTCGTGAGCGGTATGGCGCGTGTGCCTGTGCTCGGAGGGGTGTTGCCAAGTGGTTCTCAACGTGCGCTCACGCTGCTAACATCCCAGCGCAGTGAGTGTGTAGGCCCCGCGCACGCGGGGATAGACCCCAGTTGTAGCGGTCCTCGGTCTCCAACAGCTCGTAGGCCCCGCGCATGCGGGGATAGAGAGAGCAAAAGCGCCTCTGGACCGCTCCAGAGGCGCTGTGTTGCTGCCGTGGTTTCAGTCGAAGCGGTTGGTCTTGACCGCGTTGAGGAACGCCGCCCACTGCTGGTGGGTGGTGGTGAAGTGTCCGGCGGCGCGGTTCTTGGTGTCGCGCACGGCGGCGCCGTCATGGGTGCGGGCGACTTCGACGCAGTGTGAGTGTTGGTTCGAGCGGCTCGACTTCTGCCAATTTCGGGGGCGTAACGTCATTTCAGACTGTCCTCCAGCTCGGTTATGACACTGGCGATGAGTTCCGTGGAGTCCTCTGGGCTCATCGCTACGTCATGGAGGTTAGCCACCGCGTTCTGATACGCCTCGATCTCCCCGGAGCTACTCAGGAAAGCGTCGGACTGCAGGTGTTCCACATGCACGACCGGGGCGGCCTTGGCGAATTCGAACAGGAGGAAATGACCTGCGTGTGCCGGAGTCCAGCCGCCGGTTCTGCTGGGGACGATCCGCAGAGTCACGTTGTCGAGCTCTGTCATCTTGGTAAGGTGCCGTAGCTGGTCAGCCATCACCTCGGCACTACCCATCGGTTCACGGAGCGCCCATTCGCCGATGAACAAGTGGAGTCGTGGTGGGTTGCGTCGTGTGAGCACGTCGCGGCGTCCGATCCGCATGGTGACGTGTGCTTCGAGCTCCTCGGCGCGCATCCCGCTCGCCATGACCGCTCGTGCGTAATCGGCGGTCTGCAGTGGTCCCGGAATCATGATCGGTGACACGTCCACGATCGAAGTGGCTGTCCGCTCGAACTCGATCAGCGTGGTCAAGTCGGGATTCACCGATCGGTCTCTTGGCTTGATCCAGTTCGTTTCCTCTGTCGCATCGCGTGCCATCGACGCCAACCTGTCGCGTTCGGATTCCGACGCTCCGTATGTCGCCAACAGTGCGACGACGATTTCCGGTGATTGGGGAGTCTGTCCGGTTTCAAGTCGGGCGTATTTCGAGTGATGCCCGCCAAGGCGCTCTGCTACGTCGCGCACGGTCATTCCGGCTTGCTCGCGAAAATCCCGCAATTCCGCGCCAAGGGCGCGTGCTCTGGGCGAAGTACGTTTGGTGCTTGTCATGCGACAAGAGTATGTCGCAGATCCGAAGTTTTGTAGCAGCATCACTCGATCGAATTATTGTTATTGGTGCGTGCGACAAAATACTGTCGCAATGTCAGAACGAAGGAGAGCGACGACGCTTCGTCGCTCCTGAACGTATGGAGTGCGCGGAATGCCAACCAGGTACGAGGTGCGTCATCCGGGTGTTCGGGTGTGGTGTGGCAACGAGTCGGGCTGGTCGTCGTCGTTGCTGGTGTGGATCTCTTGTTGGACTCCGGAGGTGATTCGGATCGAGACGCCGACGGTGTTCCACCGGACGGTGTGGACGGTCGATCAGGCGATTCGGCTGCGGGATGTGCTGACCGCTGCGGTGCGGGCTGGGGGTGAGTCGCGGTGACCAGTTATGCGGGCAGGTTGGGCATGTGGCTGGCCCACGAGCAGTGGAAGCTGGAACAGGCTTCCTACGACATCCCGGCGCGGCAGGCCACCCCCAGGCAGTGCGCCGAACTCGCCGGAATATTGCAGCGGCTCTCGGACGAGCTGCGCGACTACGCCGCCGGGCTCGCCTTTGGCGGGGGCACCCCTCCGGAGTCGGGTTCGATCGACCCGGACGAGTTCCGCAGG
This portion of the Actinopolyspora lacussalsi genome encodes:
- a CDS encoding hypothetical protein (product_source=Hypo-rule applied; superfamily=51905; transmembrane_helix_parts=Inside_1_16,TMhelix_17_39,Outside_40_53,TMhelix_54_76,Inside_77_388), with the translated sequence MVKFWRRQSLRSGETQIFTANALVVVAASLITASLALVLEDLFPKDPDDGYVVLTRWAVGILALCALLSGLAWRAWLHRRLGTLFYVHLLDESMPNWHERSLRAAHDSRMSMRSVVRWVDLKQRTSGGVIDVVEPCHEIGAVIEEAINNDRDDTGYTVAPNMLWPMALTVGAYLPHPESLRLLELLPNNTEQQFALTARPRSRTSAALSRLDGRSHGKDRVGVWLAFGDTSKYFSQEGFRRFGVDELHLISYRGGMPESGGPPDYSADELGHLGSEIADHLARIKAEAGDRELVMIAMAPKAVVLAVGWHLSQHECRFFHGTHLMHFDRDSGSYIPMRVRESQPTSPPLPSEVDYSAPADESDRNPEQPSDVPEARPAEPETETVRDG
- a CDS encoding DNA-binding transcriptional regulator YbjK (product_source=COG3226; cath_funfam=1.10.357.10; cog=COG3226; pfam=PF00440; superfamily=46689,48498); translated protein: MATGHTDPRRRERIIDATLDLIAEEGIANVSHRRIATRAGVPLGSMTYHFGGLEELLREAFGRFAERIVALFDSYLAAPTDRERARDAVTDLIHELSEDDQRYLVLTQELYTLAARQPAYRELTKEWMRRSRVHLERHFDPDTARQLDALIEGMTLHRALTPEPHDRALTREAVTRITTAGAAER
- a CDS encoding hypothetical protein (product_source=Hypo-rule applied; pfam=PF14430) — encoded protein: MLEQVDTFPWKGELHITRNSDVEPQVDLLTDGVTPSYFPRSAALPLGDIRKVLVEFVSNGKHPAGVDRKWFDRL
- a CDS encoding transcriptional regulator with XRE-family HTH domain (product_source=COG1396; cog=COG1396; pfam=PF13560; smart=SM00530; superfamily=47413) — encoded protein: MTSTKRTSPRARALGAELRDFREQAGMTVRDVAERLGGHHSKYARLETGQTPQSPEIVVALLATYGASESERDRLASMARDATEETNWIKPRDRSVNPDLTTLIEFERTATSIVDVSPIMIPGPLQTADYARAVMASGMRAEELEAHVTMRIGRRDVLTRRNPPRLHLFIGEWALREPMGSAEVMADQLRHLTKMTELDNVTLRIVPSRTGGWTPAHAGHFLLFEFAKAAPVVHVEHLQSDAFLSSSGEIEAYQNAVANLHDVAMSPEDSTELIASVITELEDSLK
- a CDS encoding hypothetical protein (product_source=Hypo-rule applied; transmembrane_helix_parts=Inside_1_6,TMhelix_7_26,Outside_27_29,TMhelix_30_47,Inside_48_131); the encoded protein is MKRTPPRGVATVFAVAMFLLLLFLGVEKWILWTIGVLTVILVAAEAGREMMARSIENLKVESFVAPDTLDRAKNAGGALDGRVAHTASLYELTEHALRSEVERLEAEHNDGSRFPKPDGESRTGSGARRSG
- a CDS encoding hypothetical protein (product_source=Hypo-rule applied; pfam=PF04149) encodes the protein MNASPNGWRKSTYTHQETACVEVGRTQDGAAVRDTKDRSAGYFTTTGQQWAAFIDAVKTDRFN
- a CDS encoding hypothetical protein (product_source=Hypo-rule applied), whose product is MTSYAGRLGMWLAHEQWKLEQASYDIPARQATPRQCAELAGILQRLSDELRDYAAGLAFGGGTPPESGSIDPDEFRRRGEAE
- a CDS encoding hypothetical protein (product_source=Hypo-rule applied; transmembrane_helix_parts=Outside_1_35,TMhelix_36_58,Inside_59_69,TMhelix_70_89,Outside_90_91); protein product: MYLGGCFGDLRVRRSERLVNLYSILNTETLPERPLIVVSAVSTLLLVNLLCLAAIIVLYLRDKNGHSKAIVALACVSALTALTSSGIVLFS
- a CDS encoding hypothetical protein (product_source=Hypo-rule applied; cath_funfam=3.30.1230.10; pfam=PF04149; superfamily=47170) encodes the protein MTLRPRNWQKSSRSNQHSHCVEVARTHDGAAVRDTKNRAAGHFTTTHQQWAAFLNAVKTNRFD
- a CDS encoding hypothetical protein (product_source=Hypo-rule applied; transmembrane_helix_parts=Inside_1_4,TMhelix_5_27,Outside_28_31,TMhelix_32_54,Inside_55_83) — encoded protein: MREKSFLGAALLTGMLILAASVLLGGVPSTMLCLLLLPSIPLGALMIGTLTLVFARHNSGPAEHPANLSENTPRAMADTGLVS
- a CDS encoding hypothetical protein (product_source=Hypo-rule applied), which produces MPTRYEVRHPGVRVWCGNESGWSSSLLVWISCWTPEVIRIETPTVFHRTVWTVDQAIRLRDVLTAAVRAGGESR